A DNA window from Thermococcus sp. 4557 contains the following coding sequences:
- a CDS encoding intein-containing RctB family protein: MVPLKRIDKIRWEIPKFDKRMRVPGRVYADDQLIEKMRGDRTLEQAANVAMLPGIYKYSIVMPDGHQGYGFPIGGVAAFDVKEGVISPGGVGYDINCLAPGSKVLTEHGYWVKVEEMPGKFKLQGLRVYDVDEGHNDFSEVAFVAERDVEENELAVRIVTESGKVIEGSEDHPVLTPQGYVYLGNVREGDEVLVYPFEGVEFEERRGVLLSEEDFEDEDGQIVKFLREKNLLPLRWEDPRIGTLARILGFAFGDGHLGEMDGRLYLSFYGKEGTLRELKKDLERLGVNANLYVRERDYRIETVSGEYEGRSVSAELRVTSRSFALLMEKLGMPRGKKADKAYSVPEWIKSAPLWVKRNFLVGLFAADGSIVEFKGNTPLPINLTQSKAEKLEENLREFMNEVTELLAEFGVKTTVYMVKSRKGVTYRLALVGEESIRNFLGRINYEYDLEKKAKGLVAYAYLKFKERVRAERKRAAEVARKVYAETGSVTKAHEAVKDVVNKRFVERAIYEGDKEPRVPKDFPTFEEFARERGYEGGFVAEKVLKVESVRPGYEKFYDIGVYHRAHNFIANGVVVHNCGVRLIRTNLTEKEVRPRIKELVDTLFKNVPSGLGSKGRVRLHWTQLDDVLADGAKWAVDNGYGWKEDLEHLEEGGRMEGADPNAVSQKAKQRGAPQLGSLGSGNHFLEVQVVDKVFDEKIAEAYGLYEGQVVVMVHTGSRGLGHQVASDYLRIMEKANRKYGVPWPDRELVSVPFQTEEGQRYFSAMKAAANFAWANRQMITHWVRESFEEVFKRKAEDMEMSIVYDVAHNIAKVEEHEVDGKKVKVVVHRKGATRAFPAGHPDVPRAYRDVGQPVLIPGSMGTASYVLAGAEGSMKETFGSSCHGAGRLMSRHAATRQYRGDRLRNELLQRGIYVRAASLRVVAEEAPGAYKSVDNVVNVVHQAGIANLVARMRPMGVAKG, from the coding sequence ATGGTTCCGCTGAAGAGGATTGACAAAATCCGGTGGGAGATTCCCAAGTTCGACAAGCGCATGAGAGTTCCGGGCAGGGTTTACGCTGACGACCAGCTCATCGAGAAGATGCGCGGGGACAGGACGCTGGAGCAGGCCGCGAACGTCGCAATGCTCCCCGGCATCTACAAGTACTCCATCGTCATGCCCGACGGCCATCAGGGCTATGGCTTCCCGATTGGAGGAGTAGCGGCCTTCGACGTGAAGGAGGGTGTGATAAGCCCCGGAGGGGTCGGATACGACATTAACTGCCTTGCTCCTGGCTCAAAAGTCCTCACGGAGCATGGATACTGGGTTAAAGTCGAGGAGATGCCCGGGAAGTTCAAGCTCCAGGGGCTGAGGGTCTACGACGTTGATGAGGGACACAACGATTTCTCAGAGGTCGCCTTCGTTGCCGAGAGGGACGTTGAAGAGAACGAGCTCGCGGTGAGAATCGTCACCGAGTCAGGGAAGGTCATCGAGGGCAGCGAGGACCACCCGGTTTTAACTCCACAGGGATACGTCTATCTCGGCAACGTCAGGGAGGGCGACGAAGTTCTCGTTTACCCGTTCGAAGGTGTTGAGTTCGAGGAGAGAAGAGGTGTTCTCCTGAGCGAGGAGGATTTTGAGGACGAGGACGGGCAAATAGTGAAGTTCCTGCGCGAGAAAAATCTACTACCGCTCCGCTGGGAGGACCCGAGGATAGGAACCCTCGCGAGAATCCTCGGCTTCGCTTTCGGCGACGGCCACCTCGGCGAGATGGACGGCAGGCTCTACCTGAGCTTCTACGGGAAGGAAGGAACGCTGAGGGAGCTGAAGAAGGACCTTGAGAGGCTCGGCGTAAACGCCAACCTCTACGTGCGCGAGAGGGACTACCGCATCGAGACGGTGAGCGGTGAGTATGAGGGCAGGAGCGTCTCGGCCGAGCTGAGGGTCACCTCAAGGAGCTTTGCCCTGCTCATGGAGAAGCTCGGAATGCCGAGGGGTAAGAAGGCGGATAAGGCTTACAGCGTCCCCGAGTGGATTAAGAGCGCTCCGCTCTGGGTGAAAAGGAACTTCCTTGTCGGACTCTTCGCGGCTGATGGAAGCATCGTCGAGTTCAAGGGCAACACCCCTCTACCGATAAACCTCACCCAGTCGAAAGCAGAAAAGCTTGAGGAAAACCTCAGGGAGTTCATGAATGAGGTAACCGAACTCCTCGCAGAGTTCGGTGTCAAGACGACGGTTTACATGGTCAAGTCGAGGAAGGGCGTAACCTACAGACTAGCCCTCGTTGGCGAGGAGAGCATCAGGAACTTCCTCGGGAGGATAAACTACGAGTACGACCTCGAGAAGAAGGCCAAAGGCTTAGTTGCATACGCCTACCTGAAGTTTAAGGAGCGCGTTAGGGCCGAGAGGAAGAGAGCGGCCGAGGTAGCAAGGAAAGTTTACGCGGAAACTGGAAGCGTGACGAAGGCCCACGAGGCTGTCAAGGACGTTGTCAACAAACGCTTCGTCGAGAGGGCAATTTACGAGGGCGATAAAGAACCGCGCGTTCCCAAGGATTTCCCGACCTTCGAGGAGTTCGCGCGCGAGAGGGGCTACGAGGGAGGCTTCGTCGCTGAGAAGGTCCTCAAGGTCGAGAGTGTCAGGCCGGGTTATGAGAAGTTCTACGACATCGGTGTCTACCACAGAGCTCATAACTTCATAGCCAACGGCGTCGTAGTTCACAACTGCGGCGTTCGCCTTATCCGCACGAACCTCACCGAGAAGGAAGTGAGGCCGAGGATAAAGGAGCTCGTTGACACGCTCTTCAAGAACGTGCCGAGCGGGCTGGGAAGCAAGGGCCGTGTGAGACTCCACTGGACTCAGCTTGACGATGTTCTCGCCGACGGTGCCAAGTGGGCCGTCGATAACGGCTACGGCTGGAAGGAGGATTTAGAACACCTCGAAGAAGGCGGGAGAATGGAGGGCGCCGACCCAAACGCGGTCAGCCAGAAGGCGAAGCAGAGGGGTGCCCCGCAGCTCGGCTCCCTCGGCTCCGGAAACCACTTCCTTGAGGTCCAGGTCGTCGATAAGGTCTTTGATGAGAAGATAGCGGAAGCGTATGGCCTCTACGAAGGGCAGGTCGTCGTCATGGTTCACACCGGAAGCAGGGGACTCGGCCACCAGGTGGCGAGCGACTACCTCAGGATAATGGAGAAGGCCAACAGGAAGTACGGGGTGCCGTGGCCCGACCGTGAGCTCGTGAGTGTTCCCTTCCAGACAGAGGAGGGACAGAGGTACTTCAGCGCGATGAAAGCGGCCGCCAACTTTGCCTGGGCTAACAGGCAGATGATAACCCACTGGGTCAGGGAGTCCTTTGAAGAGGTCTTCAAGAGGAAGGCCGAAGACATGGAGATGAGCATCGTCTACGACGTCGCCCACAACATAGCCAAGGTCGAGGAGCACGAGGTTGATGGGAAGAAGGTCAAGGTGGTCGTCCACAGGAAGGGAGCGACGAGGGCGTTCCCAGCAGGCCATCCGGACGTGCCGAGGGCCTACCGTGACGTCGGCCAGCCGGTTCTGATTCCGGGCTCGATGGGAACGGCGAGCTACGTCCTGGCCGGTGCGGAGGGTTCAATGAAGGAGACCTTCGGCAGCTCCTGCCACGGTGCGGGGAGGCTGATGAGCAGGCACGCCGCAACCAGGCAGTACCGCGGCGATAGGCTTAGAAATGAGCTCCTCCAGAGGGGAATCTACGTCCGTGCGGCCTCGCTCCGTGTCGTTGCCGAGGAGGCTCCGGGAGCCTACAAGAGCGTTGACAACGTCGTCAACGTCGTCCACCAGGCTGGCATAGCGAACCTCGTGGCGAGAATGCGCCCGATGGGCGTCGCCAAGGGCTGA
- a CDS encoding ABC transporter permease codes for MNPAWNIALKELYTSVKSKRFIVIMGLYLLIFGLAVYGIKDYLIQMGVPGVESNELGLWGAKGEVYMTPLAMLFMVNMMIITVIGAVLGAALGSDAINREIETGTAKVLLGHPVYRDEVINGKFLGMGTLIVLTNLVVYVAIIAVMLILGIPIDGDSLLRGSLAILATMLYTLVFLSIGVLFSTLFKKPETSMLAAVGLAIFLTVFYGIVVEIVAPKFAGPEPPWGTSAHEVWRETVITWMTRLHFLNPAHHYTQLVQYIFGGDRFLNYYLPLGDSFTYGFNNLAILLVMLFLPFAFAYVRFMTSDIN; via the coding sequence ATGAACCCCGCCTGGAACATAGCCCTCAAGGAGCTCTACACCTCGGTGAAGAGCAAGAGGTTCATCGTCATCATGGGCCTCTACCTCCTCATTTTTGGCCTCGCGGTTTACGGCATAAAGGACTACCTGATCCAGATGGGCGTTCCAGGCGTCGAATCCAACGAGCTCGGCCTGTGGGGGGCCAAGGGGGAGGTTTACATGACCCCCCTCGCGATGCTTTTCATGGTAAACATGATGATAATCACCGTCATCGGGGCTGTTCTCGGCGCCGCCCTCGGATCAGACGCAATAAACAGGGAGATTGAAACCGGAACGGCCAAGGTTCTCCTCGGCCATCCAGTTTACAGGGACGAGGTCATCAACGGCAAGTTCCTTGGAATGGGAACCCTGATAGTACTGACCAACCTGGTGGTCTACGTTGCCATCATCGCCGTGATGCTCATACTGGGAATACCCATTGACGGGGACTCGCTCCTCAGGGGATCCCTGGCGATTCTGGCAACGATGCTTTACACGCTGGTATTCCTGTCAATTGGAGTGCTGTTCTCAACGCTCTTCAAAAAGCCCGAGACCTCGATGCTTGCCGCTGTCGGTCTGGCGATTTTCCTGACGGTTTTCTACGGCATCGTGGTGGAGATTGTGGCGCCCAAGTTCGCGGGGCCCGAGCCGCCGTGGGGAACGAGTGCCCACGAGGTCTGGCGGGAAACGGTGATCACATGGATGACGAGACTCCACTTCCTGAACCCAGCACACCACTACACCCAGCTTGTCCAGTACATCTTCGGCGGCGACAGATTCCTCAACTACTACCTCCCCCTGGGGGACTCCTTCACCTACGGCTTCAACAACCTGGCGATACTGCTGGTCATGCTCTTCCTGCCCTTCGCTTTCGCCTACGTCAGGTTCATGACCAGTGACATCAATTGA
- a CDS encoding NEW3 domain-containing protein, whose amino-acid sequence MRKLLVVLLSFVLLSSLVAAQPYVTVFEDRISAGQMISVGNYTITVVQAADGSYYLMLRNGSRILELKPFAFGTEIERDGIKILIGSYTAQGGFIIVSVKPDFVTSLKPKVGAKAVFDGNVVLVTAVGNKTVDVSVNGVARTLEVNGSAVVDLIALEYDGKEIKVYAAEPASETVSMEYSVFYPYGKIRVSGPVDVPITITSSSNSELRLSLKVTSMPEGWRASFLYGGVEVEEITLPPKGSVPVSLHIEPAGSGTLRFCIGDFPGSVQIETAGVDISVPYLSLDVEAGQKLTIPITFTGSGTVEFQQMALPAGWTMYLTDGQYRLRSFTVSGTFSATLLIEIPRNATLGDHRLSFTINGREYGLTVHVYKTYLGQPAKLTVILTDESGNPLKGWVSIGGKNVTTSSTGSMMIELPAGDYRLIAGAPGAVSKVENVKLGDGEEKTLNIALTKAPYYFEAKLQNDVLTVTAGASASTEITITNLGSKEDEYRVTLEGLEPEWSYVISQDPSGATPIGTLKAEPGGSTSAYLVVIAPFNVVSGEINAKLIITGKGTRVEIPVVIKVENPAALSLNADYPTLTVKAGGSTATTVWIDSMGTTVTNIKITAQAPSGWEVEAVPDTIPRLGPIRESNMVISEGPSQFELRIKVPKSAPAGTYTITVTATGDQAKAETVITVRVTQGSSSAYLGILLLVVVFGIVIWLMRRVGRR is encoded by the coding sequence ATGAGAAAACTCCTGGTGGTTCTGCTTTCGTTCGTCCTTCTGTCCTCACTCGTTGCGGCTCAGCCTTACGTGACCGTGTTCGAGGACAGGATCTCCGCGGGACAGATGATCTCGGTTGGGAACTACACGATAACGGTGGTCCAGGCCGCCGACGGGAGCTACTACCTGATGCTGAGGAACGGGAGCAGGATACTGGAGCTGAAACCCTTCGCATTTGGAACCGAAATAGAGCGCGACGGCATCAAGATACTCATCGGGAGCTACACCGCACAGGGCGGCTTCATAATCGTATCAGTTAAGCCCGACTTCGTTACATCTCTAAAGCCCAAGGTAGGTGCCAAGGCAGTCTTTGATGGGAACGTTGTCCTCGTTACCGCGGTGGGCAACAAGACCGTCGACGTCTCCGTAAACGGCGTTGCGAGAACCCTGGAAGTGAACGGAAGCGCCGTCGTCGACCTTATAGCCCTGGAGTACGACGGAAAGGAGATAAAGGTGTACGCCGCGGAACCCGCCTCGGAAACGGTCAGCATGGAGTACTCGGTGTTTTACCCCTACGGAAAGATAAGGGTCTCCGGGCCCGTTGATGTACCGATAACGATAACGAGCTCCTCAAACTCGGAGCTCCGCCTGAGCCTCAAGGTTACCTCGATGCCGGAAGGGTGGAGGGCGAGCTTCCTGTACGGGGGAGTCGAGGTCGAGGAGATAACGCTTCCCCCGAAGGGTTCGGTACCGGTCAGCCTTCACATCGAGCCTGCAGGCAGTGGAACCCTCAGATTTTGCATTGGGGATTTCCCGGGAAGCGTCCAGATAGAGACCGCCGGCGTTGACATCTCGGTTCCATATCTAAGCTTGGACGTGGAGGCGGGGCAGAAACTCACGATTCCGATAACATTCACGGGGAGCGGCACCGTGGAGTTCCAGCAGATGGCCCTCCCGGCAGGGTGGACGATGTATCTGACGGACGGTCAGTACAGACTCAGGAGCTTTACCGTTTCGGGAACCTTCAGCGCCACCCTGCTCATCGAGATACCGAGGAACGCGACCCTCGGCGACCACAGGCTGAGCTTCACCATAAACGGAAGGGAATACGGCCTGACGGTTCACGTATACAAGACGTACCTCGGCCAGCCCGCAAAACTGACGGTGATCCTGACCGACGAGAGCGGAAACCCCCTGAAGGGATGGGTGAGCATCGGCGGAAAGAACGTTACAACATCCTCCACAGGCAGCATGATGATTGAGCTCCCCGCAGGGGACTACAGGCTCATTGCCGGCGCCCCGGGAGCCGTTTCGAAGGTCGAAAATGTCAAGCTCGGCGATGGCGAGGAGAAAACCCTCAATATAGCCCTAACAAAGGCGCCCTACTACTTCGAGGCCAAGCTCCAGAACGACGTTCTTACCGTGACAGCAGGGGCGAGTGCCAGTACGGAGATCACGATAACCAACCTCGGCTCCAAAGAGGACGAGTACCGTGTCACGCTGGAGGGCCTCGAACCCGAATGGAGCTACGTGATCAGCCAGGACCCCAGCGGCGCAACCCCCATCGGAACCCTGAAGGCAGAACCCGGCGGAAGCACCAGCGCGTACCTCGTTGTTATCGCCCCGTTCAACGTAGTATCCGGCGAAATAAACGCCAAACTCATCATCACCGGGAAGGGAACCCGGGTTGAAATTCCAGTTGTGATCAAAGTCGAGAACCCCGCCGCACTCTCCCTCAACGCTGATTACCCCACGCTCACGGTCAAGGCAGGAGGCTCAACGGCCACCACGGTGTGGATTGACAGCATGGGGACCACGGTCACCAACATCAAGATAACCGCCCAGGCGCCCAGCGGCTGGGAAGTTGAGGCGGTTCCCGACACGATACCCCGCCTCGGTCCCATCCGGGAAAGCAACATGGTGATCAGCGAAGGACCCAGCCAGTTTGAGCTGAGGATCAAGGTCCCCAAATCCGCCCCCGCAGGAACGTACACCATAACCGTAACCGCCACCGGCGACCAAGCAAAGGCAGAAACCGTGATAACGGTCAGGGTTACGCAGGGCTCAAGCAGCGCTTATCTCGGAATCCTCCTGCTCGTGGTCGTCTTCGGAATCGTGATATGGCTGATGAGGAGGGTTGGTAGGAGATGA
- a CDS encoding ABC transporter ATP-binding protein — translation MPTQAILVENLTKSYGKFRAVDGLSFEVQRGEVFGFLGPNGAGKTTTILSMLGMKIPDTGRVEILGIDMSKNPIGIKERIGYLPENATVYGELTAWKNLEFFANFYRMSNAEKEKRITELLKMVGLWDVRYRKAKTFSKGMKQRLLIAQTFINDPELLILDEPTSGLDPEGAHLVKRLIREAKAEGRTVFFSSHVLSEVEELSDRVGIIVKGKLKAVGTLGEIKRQFMELEGYEIKVETKEPLPEIEHPEITRVEVIQPNRAIIFARTDIREDLSRYLSEKGLTILKLDIEEPSLEDVFLRTIYGRDGE, via the coding sequence ATGCCCACTCAGGCGATACTGGTTGAGAACCTTACCAAATCGTACGGGAAGTTCCGGGCGGTTGATGGTCTAAGTTTTGAGGTTCAACGAGGGGAGGTGTTCGGCTTTTTAGGGCCGAACGGTGCCGGAAAAACGACCACAATACTCAGCATGCTGGGCATGAAAATCCCAGATACAGGAAGGGTGGAGATACTGGGAATCGACATGTCCAAGAATCCCATCGGGATAAAAGAGCGCATAGGATACCTCCCGGAGAACGCAACGGTGTACGGTGAACTCACCGCGTGGAAAAACCTAGAGTTCTTCGCCAACTTTTACAGGATGTCGAACGCGGAGAAGGAGAAACGGATAACCGAGCTCCTGAAAATGGTCGGTCTCTGGGATGTCCGCTACAGAAAGGCGAAGACCTTCTCCAAGGGCATGAAACAGAGACTCCTGATAGCCCAGACCTTCATAAACGACCCCGAACTGCTCATCCTCGACGAGCCGACGAGCGGCCTCGACCCGGAGGGGGCTCACCTCGTCAAGAGGCTCATCAGGGAGGCAAAAGCCGAGGGCAGGACCGTCTTCTTTTCATCCCACGTGCTCAGCGAGGTCGAGGAGCTCAGCGACAGGGTCGGTATAATAGTGAAGGGGAAGCTGAAGGCCGTCGGAACCCTCGGGGAGATAAAGAGGCAGTTCATGGAGCTTGAGGGCTACGAGATAAAGGTTGAGACCAAGGAGCCGCTGCCGGAGATAGAGCATCCCGAGATCACGAGGGTGGAGGTGATTCAGCCGAACAGGGCGATAATATTCGCCAGAACCGACATAAGGGAAGACCTCTCCAGATACCTCTCCGAAAAAGGCCTCACGATCCTGAAGCTTGATATTGAAGAACCCAGCCTGGAGGACGTTTTCCTCCGGACCATCTACGGGAGGGATGGGGAATGA
- the moaC gene encoding cyclic pyranopterin monophosphate synthase MoaC — protein sequence MGELTHVDEKGVKMVEVGHKTEVFRKATARGRIKLKPETIELIKSGKTKKGNVIATAQIAGILAVKKTPELIPLCHPIPLTGVDISFEFGDDYIEATCEVRATYKTGVEMEALTGVTVALLTIWDMVKAVEKDENGQYPFTRIEGIHVVEKVKGAG from the coding sequence ATGGGTGAGCTGACGCACGTTGATGAAAAGGGTGTTAAGATGGTGGAGGTTGGCCATAAGACGGAAGTTTTTAGGAAGGCCACCGCCAGGGGCAGGATAAAGCTGAAGCCCGAAACCATCGAGCTGATAAAATCCGGGAAGACGAAGAAGGGCAACGTTATAGCCACCGCCCAGATAGCGGGAATCCTGGCCGTTAAGAAAACGCCCGAGCTGATTCCGCTCTGCCACCCGATACCCCTCACGGGGGTTGATATATCCTTCGAGTTCGGCGATGACTACATAGAGGCGACCTGCGAGGTTCGCGCCACCTACAAGACGGGGGTTGAGATGGAGGCCCTCACCGGTGTTACCGTCGCCCTGCTGACGATATGGGACATGGTCAAGGCCGTTGAGAAGGACGAGAACGGCCAGTACCCGTTCACGAGGATCGAGGGCATTCACGTGGTCGAGAAGGTAAAGGGGGCAGGTTAG
- a CDS encoding DNA mismatch repair protein, protein MTLKLNPEAKAIYRSIREEIKRRLVLPGSSAFLEGFEPTSEEKEILRRQDYFRKNLPKIRPELREQIAKVKPIKFRRDYLHDRILIVDESELERAQSLGLCEVSTSLEEGEGYALVLSTVGYGIDVELTPSQIAPELYIMPLWENRETLEALSKIGELTGEGSVASEILHGLNELGEVMKKQKLLDGLEELVAEKEHELNEEIAEKLEKFSLTLSGKELLDFLGELKAGNYEAIFRHFGEVEGEILDLINAAENELSEKLGITVELFSREELYPVTVPPERIEMLREELERELKVELYLRSREVLERIMPLLPKLKEELGRVHELDFLLAVRNFTEGFSFPELWKGGIAFVNGRHLVIENPQPVSYAVGKRPDGFPVPGAEDIHGESVVILTGANSGGKTSLLELMTQITVLAHMGFPVPAEKAWIEPLDELFFFRRKRSAYGAGAFETALRSFVRALRGEGRKLILIDEFEAITEPGAAVKIIGELLKIAHEKGFYVVIVSHLGEDLRKELPFARVDGIEAKGLDEKLNLIVDRQPVFGKLGRSTPELIVESLSRKKRGKEREIFERVLWAFRQE, encoded by the coding sequence ATGACGCTCAAGCTGAACCCCGAGGCTAAAGCGATATACCGCTCAATCCGGGAGGAGATAAAGAGACGGTTAGTCCTTCCAGGGAGTTCGGCCTTTCTCGAGGGATTCGAACCTACCTCCGAGGAGAAGGAGATTCTCCGCAGGCAGGACTATTTTCGGAAAAACCTCCCCAAAATCCGGCCCGAGCTGAGGGAGCAGATAGCTAAAGTCAAGCCGATAAAGTTCCGCCGCGACTACCTCCACGACAGGATTCTCATAGTTGACGAAAGCGAGCTCGAAAGGGCCCAGAGCCTGGGGCTCTGCGAGGTCTCGACAAGTTTGGAAGAGGGGGAGGGCTACGCCCTGGTGCTCAGCACCGTCGGCTACGGGATTGACGTCGAGCTAACGCCGTCCCAGATAGCCCCGGAGCTCTACATCATGCCCCTATGGGAGAATCGGGAAACGCTTGAGGCCCTATCTAAAATCGGCGAGCTAACCGGAGAGGGCAGCGTCGCCTCGGAGATACTCCATGGGCTGAACGAACTCGGAGAGGTCATGAAAAAGCAGAAGCTCCTCGACGGTCTTGAGGAGCTGGTTGCAGAGAAAGAGCACGAGCTTAACGAGGAAATAGCAGAGAAACTTGAAAAGTTCAGCCTGACGTTGAGTGGGAAAGAGTTGCTCGACTTCCTCGGGGAGCTCAAGGCCGGGAATTATGAGGCGATATTCAGGCACTTCGGCGAGGTCGAGGGCGAGATTCTGGATTTAATAAACGCGGCCGAAAACGAGCTGAGCGAAAAGCTTGGCATCACCGTTGAGCTCTTCTCCCGGGAGGAGCTGTATCCGGTGACCGTGCCCCCGGAGAGGATAGAGATGCTCCGCGAGGAGCTCGAAAGGGAGCTTAAGGTCGAGCTGTACCTCAGAAGCAGGGAAGTGCTTGAGAGAATCATGCCCCTCCTCCCCAAGCTCAAGGAGGAACTCGGCCGCGTCCACGAGCTTGACTTCCTGCTGGCCGTGAGGAACTTCACCGAGGGCTTTTCCTTCCCGGAGCTCTGGAAGGGCGGAATAGCATTCGTCAACGGGCGGCATCTCGTCATTGAAAACCCCCAGCCGGTCAGCTATGCAGTCGGGAAAAGGCCCGATGGGTTCCCAGTACCGGGAGCCGAAGATATACACGGCGAGAGTGTGGTCATCCTCACCGGTGCCAACAGCGGTGGAAAGACCAGCCTCTTGGAACTGATGACGCAGATAACCGTTCTCGCCCACATGGGATTCCCTGTTCCTGCCGAAAAGGCCTGGATCGAGCCTCTTGATGAGCTGTTCTTCTTCAGGAGGAAGAGGAGTGCCTACGGTGCCGGTGCCTTTGAGACGGCCCTGCGCTCCTTTGTCAGGGCCCTTCGCGGAGAGGGTAGAAAGCTCATCCTTATAGACGAGTTCGAGGCCATAACCGAGCCCGGCGCAGCTGTCAAGATAATTGGCGAACTTTTGAAGATAGCCCATGAAAAGGGCTTCTACGTTGTCATAGTGTCGCACCTGGGAGAGGACCTCAGGAAGGAGCTTCCCTTCGCCAGGGTCGATGGAATAGAGGCCAAAGGCCTGGACGAGAAGCTCAACCTCATTGTCGACCGGCAGCCCGTCTTCGGAAAGCTCGGCAGGAGCACGCCGGAGCTCATCGTTGAAAGCCTTTCGAGAAAGAAGCGCGGAAAGGAGAGGGAGATATTCGAGAGGGTTCTATGGGCATTCAGGCAGGAGTGA
- a CDS encoding Kae1-associated kinase Bud32 has product MRMIKQGAEAKIYISGFGEYFGAELLPGETVIIKHRIPKRYRIKEIDERLRKERTVREARVLHRAKEFGVNCPHVYEVDTRDMKIAMEFIDGERLKELLERLPMEERLPLCREIGRQIGKLHEAGVVHGDLTTSNMILRGGKVYLIDFGLADFDPTLEAQGVDLHLLRRAMESTHYTWFEKGFEAVLEGYAEVRGEERAEEIRVKIEEIESRGRYRERSWVG; this is encoded by the coding sequence GTGAGGATGATAAAGCAGGGCGCGGAGGCCAAGATATACATCTCAGGATTCGGCGAGTATTTCGGGGCGGAACTCCTTCCCGGTGAAACGGTGATCATCAAGCACAGAATTCCAAAGCGCTACCGGATAAAGGAGATAGACGAACGGCTGAGAAAGGAGAGAACGGTTAGGGAAGCCAGGGTTCTCCACCGGGCGAAGGAGTTCGGTGTGAACTGCCCCCACGTCTATGAGGTTGATACAAGGGACATGAAGATAGCCATGGAGTTCATCGATGGTGAGAGACTGAAGGAGCTTCTGGAGAGGCTGCCGATGGAGGAGAGGCTTCCCCTCTGCCGCGAGATTGGGAGGCAGATTGGAAAGCTTCACGAGGCGGGGGTAGTGCACGGCGACCTTACCACCAGCAACATGATACTCAGAGGCGGAAAGGTTTACCTGATAGACTTTGGTTTGGCGGACTTCGACCCCACCCTGGAGGCCCAGGGCGTTGACCTGCACCTACTCAGGCGCGCCATGGAGAGCACGCACTACACGTGGTTCGAGAAAGGGTTTGAGGCGGTTTTGGAAGGCTACGCCGAGGTCAGGGGCGAGGAGAGGGCGGAAGAAATCAGGGTGAAGATAGAAGAAATCGAGAGCAGGGGAAGGTACCGGGAGCGGAGCTGGGTCGGGTAG